GACCCCGGGCTGGGAACCAGCCTCGGGGCGGGGTGAGGGTGTCCGTGCGCTGTCAGATCTTTGGGATCCCTTCGTTCTGACCGCCATCGCCCGTCCCACGCCACTCATCGCTCAAGTGATGGCTGTGTGCGAGCGTGCAGACCTGATCGCGTTCGGTGACCACTATGAGTTTACCAGCGAAGACGCGGAGAAGGCCCGGCGAAGGGCGAAGTCTCGGCCGTTGCTGGTCACGGAGAAGGATGCCGTGAAGCTCGAGCCGTTCGCTGACGTCCTGACCGACACGTGGGTGCTGAGCCAGCGGATCGTCTGGGATTGGGGTGAGCAGGACGTGCGTGACGCGATTCTGACAGTGGTCGCTCGATGAAGGTCATGCTGGTCGTCGTAGGGCGAGTCCGGGGAGAGATGGCCGACGCGGTAGTCGAATATGAGAAGCGTGCCCGCCGCTACTGGAAGTTCGAGGTGATCGAGGTTGCCTCTGGAGCCCCGGCGCGTGACTCGTCGCCTGACGCGGTGCGAAACGCCGAAGGAAAAAGGATTCTTGCCCGGATCCCGCCCACGATCGATGTCGTAGCGATGACCCGGGATGGGAAGGGCATGGACTCGAGGGAACTGTCAAGGTATCTCGAAGAGCACGGGATTCGAGCTTCGGCTGGTGTCGCTTTCGTCATCGGGGGCGCTTTCGGGCTCGGGGCTGACGTGTTGAAAAGGTCCCGCCGGAAGTTGTCGCTGTCGACAATGACGCTTCCGCATGAAATGGCCCGCCTGTTTCTCGCAGAACAGCTTTATCGCGCAGGCACGATTCTGCGCGGTGAACCGTACCATAAAGGCTGACATGGAGTTGATCGTATCTCGTCCTCGCGGAGCGAGGGTCGTGCAGGATTATCTCTCGGGCGAAGGGGCCAGTCCGGCGTTCTTCGGCCGACCTTTCGATGATTTCTCCT
The Longimicrobiales bacterium DNA segment above includes these coding regions:
- a CDS encoding 23S rRNA (pseudouridine(1915)-N(3))-methyltransferase RlmH, with product MLVVVGRVRGEMADAVVEYEKRARRYWKFEVIEVASGAPARDSSPDAVRNAEGKRILARIPPTIDVVAMTRDGKGMDSRELSRYLEEHGIRASAGVAFVIGGAFGLGADVLKRSRRKLSLSTMTLPHEMARLFLAEQLYRAGTILRGEPYHKG